The proteins below are encoded in one region of Ricinus communis isolate WT05 ecotype wild-type chromosome 6, ASM1957865v1, whole genome shotgun sequence:
- the LOC8266815 gene encoding RING-H2 finger protein ATL54, producing MGLQFRKLLDDSYNETALSKICSSKCVLEEDTYSCDGVCSYCYVNCSYKLLPPSTHRSISGKFLIAGLVLSSVFFLVFCYAIYYKFYSGSRRGRSSQPQDQRNETTHEEFLDEDHGPILDHPVWYINTIGLQPSVINSISVCKYKRGDGLVEGTDCSVCLNEFEEDETLRLLPKCSHAFHIPCIDTWLRSHTNCPLCRAPIVANSARATSSEGTSESLSSGEETRIGVSENDQESERELEGGDGELRVGIEEEREVEDENTRKRSEFLNGEEEGIQPIRRSVSLDSLSAFKISQALVSVCPVESDRNSRTGLVNESESSMEIVPKRVGSNQSLLKFIASSSIGRSLQIGPSSIKRSLSCGGKLFLSRYGKNSNCALPL from the coding sequence ATGGGTTTACAGTTTAGAAAGTTGCTTGATGATTCTTATAACGAGACAGCCTTATCAAAAATCTGTTCGTCAAAGTGTGTATTAGAAGAAGATACATATAGTTGTGATGGAGTTTGTTCTTATTGCTATGTCAATTGCTCATATAAACTCCTTCCACCTTCAACTCACCGTTCGATTTCGGGCAAGTTCTTGATTGCAGGTCTCGTACTATCTTcagttttttttcttgttttttgtTATGCTATATATTACAAGTTCTATTCTGGGTCAAGAAGGGGAAGATCGTCACAGCCACAAGATCAACGAAATGAGACCACCCATGAAGAGTTCCTTGATGAAGATCATGGTCCTATTCTTGATCATCCTGTTTGGTATATTAACACTATTGGATTGCAACCATCTGTGATTAATTCAATATCTGTTTGCAAGTATAAAAGAGGTGATGGCCTTGTTGAAGGAACAGACTGTTCTGTttgtttaaatgaatttgaagaAGATGAGACTCTTAGGCTATTACCTAAGTGTAGCCATGCTTTTCATATACCTTGTATTGATACTTGGCTTAGATCACATACTAACTGCCCTCTGTGTCGTGCCCCTATCGTTGCGAATTCAGCTAGGGCAACATCAAGTGAAGGTACTAGTGAGAGTTTGAGTAGTGGGGAAGAAACCCGGATCGGAGTCTCGGAGAATGATCAAGAATCTGAGAGAGAATTGGAAGGTGGAGATGGTGAATTGAGAGTTGGAATAGAAGAGGAAAGGGAAGTAGAGGATGAGAATACTAGAAAGAGAAGTGAATTCTTGAATGGAGAAGAGGAGGGGATACAGCCAATTAGAAGATCAGTTTCTTTGGATTCTTTATCTGCTTTCAAGATAAGCCAAGCTCTTGTTAGTGTTTGTCCAGTGGAATCTGATAGAAATTCAAGAACAGGGTTAGTGAACGAGAGTGAATCCAGTATGGAAATTGTTCCAAAGAGGGTTGGTAGCAATCAAAGTTTGCTTAAATTCATAGCTAGTTCTTCAATTGGAAGATCTTTGCAAATTGGTCCAAGTTCAATAAAGAGATCATTATCATGTGGTGGGAAATTGTTCTTGTCAAGGTATGGCAAGAATAGCAACTGTGCACTGCCACTGTGA
- the LOC8266816 gene encoding 2-oxoglutarate-dependent dioxygenase 19, with protein sequence MAETASLQVSSHAPLAQPQKITSIKTISESPGLTSIPSTYIFTPNPDDQVISEKEASLPIIDYSLLTSANTDERSKIVNELGKACQDWGFFMVINHGVPESLMRSMIDMCGGFFDLSEEDKEEYRGKHVLDPIRCGTSFNASAEKIFFWKDFLKILSHPVFHSPSKPSGFSETSLEYSQRAREIARELLKGISESLGLEANYIEKALNLEEGLQVIAANFYPPCPQPELAMGMPPHSDHGLLSFLIHNGISGLQVQHEGKWVNVHGIPNSFLVNNGDHLEILSNGKYRSVLHRAVVNNKATRISIATVQGPSLDSIVRPAEELLARERKAPAYTGMKYKEYLELQQSNNLDGKLNLDRLRNQVV encoded by the exons ATGGCTGAAACAGCTTCACTACAGGTTTCTTCCCATGCACCTCTTGCTCAACCACAGAAGATTACAAGCATCAAAACAATATCTGAGTCACCTGGTCTCACTTCCATCCCTTCTACATACATCTTCACGCCAAATCCTGATGATCAAGTCATATCAGAAAAAGAAGCATCGCTTCCGATCATTGATTACTCTCTTCTTACTTCAGCCAATACTGATGAAAGGTCCAAGATCGTTAATGAACTTGGCAAAGCCTGTCAGGACTGGGGCTTCTTTATG GTGATCAATCATGGAGTGCCAGAGAGCTTAATGAGATCAATGATTGATATGTGTGGAGGATTCTTTGATCTTTCTGAAGAGGATAAGGAAGAATATAGAGGGAAGCATGTCTTGGACCCAATAAGATGTGGAACCAGCTTTAATGCTTCAGCGGAGaagattttcttttggaaGGATTTTCTCAAGATTCTTTCACATCCTGTATTTCATTCTCCTAGTAAACCTTCTGGATTCAG TGAGACATCATTAGAGTACTCCCAAAGAGCTCGAGAAATAGCAAGAGAACTGCTAAAAGGGATATCAGAGAGCTTAGGATTGGAAGCCAATTATATAGAGAAGGCATTGAATTTGGAAGAGGGTCTACAAGTAATTGCAGCAAACTTCTATCCACCATGCCCACAGCCAGAACTTGCTATGGGCATGCCCCCTCATTCAGATCATGGCCTCTTATCTTTTCTAATACATAATGGAATTAGTGGCCTTCAAGTGCAACACGAAGGGAAGTGGGTTAATGTTCATGGCATCCCTAATTCCTTCCTGGTTAACAATGGAGACCATCTTGAG aTTTTGAGTAATGGGAAGTACAGGAGTGTTCTGCACCGGGCAGTAGTAAACAACAAAGCTACAAGAATATCCATAGCCACAGTACAAGGTCCATCGCTGGATTCAATAGTTAGACCAGCAGAAGAGTTACTAGCAAGGGAAAGGAAAGCACCTGCATATACTGGGATGAAATATAAGGAATACTTGGAACTTCAACAAAGCAATAATCTTGATGGGAAATTAAATTTGGATAGACTGCGAAATCAAGTagtttag